The following nucleotide sequence is from Triticum dicoccoides isolate Atlit2015 ecotype Zavitan chromosome 7B, WEW_v2.0, whole genome shotgun sequence.
GCAATGCATCCttattttcagaaaaaaaaaataTTATTTctaatcactttattatgaatagATTTTCTTAGCATTTTCCTCCTACTACCATTCCCCTTAGTCTAAACATCACCAGAATCTGAAAGCAAATATTTGTCAGCTTGTGATCGAGTAATACCTGAATCCTCTGACGAGCTCCCAGAATCCTCGTCGGACTCCTCCCCAGCCAGCAACCAGAAGCGATTGCCGGCGGGGGAGCAGCCTAATCCGCAATGTGCAATGTGCAACGATGTTCTGAAGTGCAGTCAAGAACGAAAATGTTGAAGACAAGTTTTTAGCAATATCACATTGGACAATGCCTGGTGCCATGATTAAGTTGTTGAGAGCTAACTTGTTGGAAAAGCGCATGCTAGTGGGCAAGGCAAGCTAATTCGTACTAGACTACCAGTATACAAAGCTATGTATTGTGGGTAGTTGGGTGATCAATCACGCATCACGTTCTTACCTATCTACTCTCATTTGGCCCCAAGTGCAACTTGTACCAACTGATCAACTGACTCGGTTAAGATGCATGCACAATTATGGTAGTGAACACAGACAAAGAAAGCAACAAGCAACGGGTCAATATTGAACTGTTGAAGCCGGTTGGTAGGCAGGTGATACGTTGGCTATATATAAACGTGGGCGGCCAAATGTAGTAGTATATACTGAGAACTTGTCAGTGAGAACTTGACTCGATTAGTCTTGTTTTAACATATAATATGGACTGATCTAGAAATAGGGCTCCTGCTCCCAGTAGCTTAGCTAGCTTTATAAACCCCACCCCATGGCCAACATCCAATCATGTTGGGTCGGTCTCTGATTCCTACCTACCTACAGTGTTGGCGCCAGCTATGGACAGCACTAGTATCGAGATCCAAGAGATGGTGAGGAATACAAGTGACAGGCTGGAGGCCGATTTCTCCAAGCTTGGAACCAAGATCCACAAATTCCCACGAGGCCTACGGCAGGGGATCAACGAACGCTACATCACCCCGAGCTTCGTGTCCCTCGGCCCATACCACCATGGCTCAACGCACCTCCGGGAGACGGAGGAGTTGAAGCACGCAGCGGCCCACTACCTGTGCCGGAAGTCGGGTCACACAGTCGAGGAAGTCTACAGCAAAATCCTTTCCATCGCCGGTGCAGCCCGCGGCTGCTACGCTGATGATGCGGCGGCAGGTATCACCGACTCTGAATTTGCAGTAATGATGTTCCTCGATGGTTGCTATCTGCTGCACTATATGGACATGGATTTCACACGTCCTATGTTGACCAATCGGATGATCTTGTCCACGGGACCTTGCATGCTAAGGGATATCTTTCTATTGGAGAACCAACTTCCTTGGTTGGTTCTAGAGGCTCTTACGGACATTTTGATGACATCTCCTGCATATCATTTTGTGGTTGGTTATGCACAATTTTTCAATGTCACCCCTTCATCAACTTCAGATTCAAACACAAGGATCACTATGGATGAACTCGATAAGTACAAGCCGCCACATCTCCTTGGGCTCCTCCGACACTATCAGATCGGCAATATGATTGACGACGGTCGTATTGACAATCTCGCATACTTCTCCTCAGCCAGTAGTGCCATTGAGCTGGCGGAACTCGGCATCAAGCTGACCGCCACCAACAAACCATGGTTCGCAGACATGAGCATCCACATAGACCACCTCTTCGGCCAGCTCTCCCTGACGCCATTGTTCATAGATGACATCACTGCTtgctaactagtcaacatggcagtTTACGAGGCGTATAGTGGCTTGGGTATGTGAAGAAGATGAGGGTATAGTAATTGGCAGGTGGGGCCCACGTCTCATTTGCCACATTAGTTGGTCAAAGTTGTTGATcttcaaacccgacaggtggggTCAACCTATTGTTTTCTTTGTTTTCGTGAGCAAATCAGACAACTAGTGATCCGCGTTATAGGTTAGACGCAAAGTTGATGGTTTTTTGTGCTCTAGGACAAGTGTGATATCAAGTTGTTACTCTAGCCCAACTGTGGTGGTTTTGCATAAATGACTCACTCTAGTGGAGATCGGATCCACTGAAAAGAAGGTTGCATGTGCACTTGTACAAGTTGTACCTGCAGTGATAAAATAATAACTACTAGTACTAGAAAAATCTGCACTTCCTGAACCAAGACACGCAGCTAGCGCGCATTTGGAGGTCAGCGCCTTGATCGGCTACAACGTAACAGCAAGGCCACATGCTCGATCAGCCAGCTACAACGTGCTAACAACCGACGCCAAACAGGCAAGATTCAGCTTCCCCTATCCGTTTCCTGAGATTTCAGCCCGAACCTGGACGCTGCGACTTGTACGCAAGTTCTCCGCTCGCTCCTACTCGCAGCACTGCAGGCTTCATTCCAGAGGTAGTTCCTTTCCTGAATTGGGTTCCTTGTTTATTTCTTGATTCTTGTCTAGTTTTTGTGTGAAAAGTTAGAATCTTGCTGATGTTGGGTCGCCCGTGATTTCTACCGACAGGTGTTGGCGCCATGAACCTCACTGGTATCAAGATCCAAGAGATGGTGAGGAATACGAGGGAGAGACTGGAGGCCGATTTCTCCAAGCTTGGAACCAAGATCCACAGGTTCCCACGAGGCTTACGAGGGGTCAACGAGCGCTACATCGTCCCGAGCTTCGTGTCCCTCGGCCCGTACCATCATGGCTCACCGCACCTGCGGGAGACAGAGGAGTTGAAGCACGCGGCAGCCCACTACTTGTGCGAGAAGTCAGGCCGCTCCGTTGAGGAAGTCTATGACAAGATCCTCTCCATCGGCACTGAAGCCCGCAGCTGCTACGCCGATGGTGCAGTGGCGAAGTTCACGGACGCTGAATTTGCGGTAATGATGTTCCTCGATGGTTGCTATCTGCTGCTCTATATTACTAACGATCCTGGATGTGCTTTACTGTTAAATCGGATGACCATGTCCACAGGGCCTTGCATGGCAAGGGACATCTTTCTGCTGGAGAATCAACTCCCTTGGATGGTCCTCGAGGCTCTTTTGGAGATTGTGACACCGTCTCCAGTGTGCAATTTTATTGTTCGTTCGGCAATATATTTCGATATCATCCCACGTCCATCAAATACAAGGGTTTCTATGGATGAACTCGAGAGGTACAGGCCGCCACATCTCCTTGGTCTCCTCCGATACTATCAGATCGGCAATATGATTGCCGAAGAACGTACCAGCAATGTCCAATTCACCTCATCTGGTAGTAGTGCCATTGAGCTCGCAGAAATCGGCATCAAGCTAACTGCCAGCAACAAAACATAGTTCGCTGACATGAGCATCCATAGTGGCTGCATCTTCAGCCAGCTCTCCCTGACGCCATTATTCATAAATGACTTCACTGCTTGCTGGCTCGTCAACTTGGCAGCTTACGAGGCGTGTGTGTCCACCGGATGGCCATCCGATGGCTTCGTCATCAGCTCCTACATCTCCCTCCTGGCGATGCTCATGGACAAGGAAGAGGACGTACACGAGCTGCGAGCGAAGCACCTCCTTCGCAGCTTCATCAGCGACCATGATATGCTCGTTTTCTTCAAGGGCCTGGCTCGCGACCTGCGCCTTGGCAGTCGCTACTACGTCATCCCGGCAAAGATCGACAAGTTCAAACGTGAAAGGCCCGTGAGGGTCGCCGTACATAAGTTCGTCTACAACAACTTCAAGACGATTGTCACCGTGCTCTCTATTGTTGGTGTGCTCGCGGGTATCTTCAGAACCTTGATGAGTCTCAAGCAGCATCAGCCGTAGCAACTCGGATGAAGCATGTGTGTTTGCTAAACTGATTTCTGATTCATCTTCAGTTTTCATGCTTATTGTGGTGTGTCTTTGTGTGTAAAATTTGCTAGCCCCTTGCCCTCGATCATGAGTTGCTCGTTTTCTTCAAGAGCCTCGCGTGCCACCTGCGCCTCGGGCGCCGCTACTTTATCATTACAGGGAAGATTGACAGGTTCAAGCGTCGAAGACTTGTGAGTATCGCTGTGCATAGATTCGTATACAAAAACTTCAAGACAATCGTTGCCGTGCTCTTTATTGCTGGTGTGCTCGCAGGTGTCTTCAGAACCTTGATGAGTCTCAAGCAGCATCAATCGTAGCAGTTCGGGTGAAGCATGTTTGTTGTTTAATTATTTTATATGATTCATTTTCATTTTCGTGCTTATTGTGCTGTGATCGATGCCGTGCGTCTCCATGTGTAAATTTATTCCGTCACATCCACCAATTGGCTTGATCCCTTATTAGATCTACATGGTGTGACAAAATAATCACACTATATGTATAACCATCATGTATACCTGCTTGTGTTATTCCCTTCGGTCTCTTCTTAGTAAGGTGCGTGTCAAgcttttttttcttttagaaaaggaggatgtacccccggcctctgcatctagacgatatatgcagccattttattaattattcacaagactatacaaggtgatacatcaataagcctgaagccaccatcttgacaatgcctgttgctactcctatccccttaATGAAGGTGTGCCGAATGTCTGGGCCTAATACCCAACAGACATCGcacaaagcctaacatctaaagcctgaTGCCCCATCCAAGCCACTACCTGGATTGGGTCACACACCAGTCCGGCACACTCCCAGTGAGCACCGCACGCTGCAAGGGCCAATCACCGACGTCTTCCATCGATCCATCCTCAGAGCAGAACTGATacaccgaccttgccaggcctctctgccaacaaagccaccacgacgccagacagcgtcgtcGTCTTGCGCGAGTCCACCAACCCGCATCGGACGTCGAGCCTCCACTGCACCATGTCGCCAAGATCCGTCGTCATCGATGCGCAAGATGAAACCCCGCTCCGCCTCTGGGCCCTTCCAAACAACACCTTCTCCAAAACGATGCCCTCAAGAGGGAAAACGGCACCATAGTTTCCGTCATCGTCCGATCTGGgatacccagatctagggtttcccacaAAGCAGATGCCCCCTGGAGGAAGAGGGGCACGCCAACGCAACTGCCCACGAACACAAGCTGTGCCCAGCACCACTTAGCTCTCACGATGGCGCATTCAAAAAGGACACGATGCGATGAGCGTCATCGCAGCCCTAGGGTTTTCACCTGAGAGACCGTGGAGTGGGAAAAGGTGGGGCGGACCTGAACGACGTCTCCAGGAAGAGAAACGACGCCCTCGGGCCTCGTCATCATCGCGGCTGGCAGGAGCCGGCCAGGGAATTCTCCCAATCCAAATCCCCACCTCCCGCTCCGCCCCAACCGGTGACTGGCAAGCATCGCAGCCATGCCCGTCACGACGGAGTGCACGAAGTAAGGATTGGAGGGAGAAGCCACTCGACGCCGTTGGCCGCTGAGGCAAGAAACCGCGGCACCAACCCGCCGGTGGATCGCCGGCCACCCGACCAGATTCCCGGCAGCCCGCCCGCCCCGCCGCACCACTGGACAGGGAGGCCATCCTAGGGGCCGCCGCTCCTGATCCAAGGCCCTCCGCCCTAGATCGGGAGGAGCAGCTCCAACACTGCCACCACAGCCGCCGTTAGGACACCGGCCGGCCGCCACACCGCCGGAATCCATTTATGGGCCGCCATGAACCAGATCGGTGCCGCCGCGGCCCAGATCAGGGTCACACCCTCGAGCCAGGGTACTCCGCGTCACCCTATGACCCGCGATAGGGGGGagtgcctccgccgccgccgtcgcacgcACATGCTATGCCNNNNNNNNNNNNNNNNNNNNNNNNNNNNNNNNNNNNNNNNNNNNNNNNNNNNNNNNNNNNNNNNNNNNNNNNNNNNNNNNNNNNNNNNNNNNNNNNNNNNNNNNNNNNNNNNNNNNNNNNNNNNNNNNNNNNNNNNNNNNNNNNNNNNNNNNNNNNNNNNNNNNNNNNNNNNNNNNNNNNNNNNNNNNNNNNNNNNNNNNNNNNNNNNNNNNNNNNNNNNNNNNNNNNNNNNNNNNNNNNNNNNNNNNNNNNNNNNNNNNNNNNNNNNNNNNNNNNNNNNNNNNNNNNNNNNNNNNNNNNNNNNNNNNNNNNNNNNNNNNNNNNNNNNNNNNNNNNNNNNNNNNNNNNNNNNNNNNNNNNNNNNNNNNNNNNNNNNNNNNNNNNNNNNNNNNNNNNNNNNNNNNNNNNNNNNNNNNNNNNNNNNNNNNNNNNNNNNNNNNNNNNNNNNNNNNNNNNNNNNNNNNNNNNNNNNNNNNNNNNNNNNNNNNNNNNNNNNNNNNNNNNNNNNNNNNNNNNNNNNNNNNNNNNNNNNNNNNNNNNNNNNNNNNNNNNNNNNNNNNNNNNNNNNNNNNNNNNNNNNNNNNNNNNNNNNNNNNNNNNNNNNNNNNNNNNNNNNNNNNNNNNNNNNNNNNNNNNNNNNNNNNNNNNNNNNNNNNNNNNNNNNNNNNNNNNNNNNNNNNNNNNNNNNNNNNNNNNNNNNNNNNNNNNNNNNNNNNNNNNNNNNNNNNNNNNNNNNNNNNNNNNNNNNNNNNNNNNNNNNNNNNNNNNNNNNNNNNNNNNNNNNNNNNNNNNNNNNNNNNNNNNNNNNNNNNNNNNNNNNNNNNNNNNNNNNNNNNNNNNNNNNNNNNNNNNNNNNNNNNNNNNNNNNNNNNNNNNNNNNNNNNNNNNNNNNNNNNNNNNNNNNNNNNNNNNNNNNNNNNNNNNNNN
It contains:
- the LOC119339688 gene encoding UPF0481 protein At3g47200-like, yielding MNLTGIKIQEMVRNTRERLEADFSKLGTKIHRFPRGLRGVNERYIVPSFVSLGPYHHGSPHLRETEELKHAAAHYLCEKSGRSVEEVYDKILSIGTEARSCYADGAVAKFTDAEFAVMMFLDGCYLLLYITNDPGCALLLNRMTMSTGPCMARDIFLLENQLPWMVLEALLEIVTPSPVCNFIVRSAIYFDIIPRPSNTRVSMDELERYRPPHLLGLLRYYQIGNMIAEERTSNVQFTSSGSSAIELAEIGIKLTASNKT